The proteins below come from a single Aegilops tauschii subsp. strangulata cultivar AL8/78 chromosome 6, Aet v6.0, whole genome shotgun sequence genomic window:
- the LOC109768627 gene encoding uncharacterized protein isoform X2, protein MPQWRTCLFLLLALLGFMSSHPLLIMFPPPDLLFAEVFLMLVLAAAGDCGRCVADRRRKRRRARHTPARASATGPGRPAAGPGQPARSSAGDGRRLLLRLHQHAPHRRPPPAPAPLRGRANLRPPNLFGFLPRPLRRRSRGRGGERARGVRGEEHAGAARRGSKWRARRPLRPPPVVLPWKLRPLERRPPHRAPPGDPVARMLPRRRVTAEQEQGRLPMRATDAVNEWRLPKVSEEEDDAVDQKDCQDDTMSCSVSSARDWNFWSDSVYEGPAMKHKENAVHAKLVAWKDSQIVKLIYKLNQKDRWQKNKIARPGIRDELTETEEQEQGRLPTREDLVKCFSMPRNIRLQTPRHPSLLDMRVDGSNRGPPKFVHKATPARLMRRARSSHNYHGKRMEAITEKGFRPALYIKHQTTSIQYKHTLCHRNTRTHPGQDT, encoded by the exons ATGCCGCAATGGCGCACctgcctcttcctcctccttgcaCTTCTTGGTTTCATGAGTTCCCACCCACTCCTTATCATGTTCCCTCCTCCGGACCTCCTCTTCGCAGAGGTTTTCCTGATGCTCGTCCTCGCCGCAGCCGGAGACTGCGGGCGCTGCGTCGCCGATAGGCGGCGGAAGCGGCGGCGCGCGCGACACACTCCAGCGCGCGCCTCCGCTACAGGCCCTGGACGTCCAGCAGCGGGTCCAGGGCAACCGGCTCGATCCTCTGCTGGGGATGGTCGCCGTCTCCTCCTGCGGCTGCATCAACACGCGCCGCATCGACGACCTCCTCCCGCTCCTGCTCCCCTGCGTGGGCGAGCAAACCTCCGACCCCCGAATCTCTTCGGCTTCCTCCCGCGCCCGCTCCGACGGCGCAGCCGCGGACGCGGAGGAGAACGAGCCCGAGGCGTCCGCGGGGAGGAGCACGCAGGTGCTGCTCGCCGCGGCAGCAAGTGGCGGGCGCGGCGGCCCCTACGGCCGCCGCCCGTCGTCCTCCCATGGAAGCTGCGCCCCCTGGAACGCCGGCCCCCTCATCGCGCACCGCCCGGCGACCCCGTCGCCCGTATGCTGCCCCGTCGTCGCGTCACAGCAG AACAAGAGCAAGGGAGGTTACCAATGAGAGCCACTGATGCTGTCAATGAATGGAGATTGCCTAAAGTAAGTGAAGAGGAAGATGACGCAGTAGATCAGAAGGACTGTCAGGATGATACTATGTCATGTAGTGTGTCCTCAG CTCGTGATTGGAACTTCTGGTCTGATAGTGTCTATGAGGGCCCTGCGATGAAACATAAGGAAAATGCTGTCCACGCCAAGTTGGTTGCCTGGAAGGATTCACAGATTGTAAAGCTCATATACAA GCTGAATCAGAAAGATCGATGGCAGAAGAACAAGATTGCACGGCCAGGGATCAGGGATGAGCTTACAGAAACTGAG GAACAAGAGCAAGGGAGGTTACCAACGAGAGAGGACTTGGTCAAGTGTTTCTCTATGCCACGAAACATCCGACTACAGACTCCCAGGCACCCTTCTCTGCTGGATATGAGAG TTGACGGATCCAATAGAGGGCCTCCAAAATTCGTCCACAAGGCCACGCCAGCTAGATTGATGCGCCGAGCTCGCTCCTCACATAATTACCATGGGAAGCGCATGGAAGCaattaccgaaaaaggctttcgccccgctttatatataaagcatcAAACCACAAGCATTCAGTACAAACACACGCTATGCCACCgcaacacacgcacacacccagGACAGGATACATAG
- the LOC109768627 gene encoding uncharacterized protein isoform X1, translating to MPQWRTCLFLLLALLGFMSSHPLLIMFPPPDLLFAEVFLMLVLAAAGDCGRCVADRRRKRRRARHTPARASATGPGRPAAGPGQPARSSAGDGRRLLLRLHQHAPHRRPPPAPAPLRGRANLRPPNLFGFLPRPLRRRSRGRGGERARGVRGEEHAGAARRGSKWRARRPLRPPPVVLPWKLRPLERRPPHRAPPGDPVARMLPRRRVTAEQEQGRLPMRATDAVNEWRLPKVSEEEDDAVDQKDCQDDTMSCSVSSARDWNFWSDSVYEGPAMKHKENAVHAKLVAWKDSQIVKLIYKALMILLQSTRLNQKDRWQKNKIARPGIRDELTETEEQEQGRLPTREDLVKCFSMPRNIRLQTPRHPSLLDMRVDGSNRGPPKFVHKATPARLMRRARSSHNYHGKRMEAITEKGFRPALYIKHQTTSIQYKHTLCHRNTRTHPGQDT from the exons ATGCCGCAATGGCGCACctgcctcttcctcctccttgcaCTTCTTGGTTTCATGAGTTCCCACCCACTCCTTATCATGTTCCCTCCTCCGGACCTCCTCTTCGCAGAGGTTTTCCTGATGCTCGTCCTCGCCGCAGCCGGAGACTGCGGGCGCTGCGTCGCCGATAGGCGGCGGAAGCGGCGGCGCGCGCGACACACTCCAGCGCGCGCCTCCGCTACAGGCCCTGGACGTCCAGCAGCGGGTCCAGGGCAACCGGCTCGATCCTCTGCTGGGGATGGTCGCCGTCTCCTCCTGCGGCTGCATCAACACGCGCCGCATCGACGACCTCCTCCCGCTCCTGCTCCCCTGCGTGGGCGAGCAAACCTCCGACCCCCGAATCTCTTCGGCTTCCTCCCGCGCCCGCTCCGACGGCGCAGCCGCGGACGCGGAGGAGAACGAGCCCGAGGCGTCCGCGGGGAGGAGCACGCAGGTGCTGCTCGCCGCGGCAGCAAGTGGCGGGCGCGGCGGCCCCTACGGCCGCCGCCCGTCGTCCTCCCATGGAAGCTGCGCCCCCTGGAACGCCGGCCCCCTCATCGCGCACCGCCCGGCGACCCCGTCGCCCGTATGCTGCCCCGTCGTCGCGTCACAGCAG AACAAGAGCAAGGGAGGTTACCAATGAGAGCCACTGATGCTGTCAATGAATGGAGATTGCCTAAAGTAAGTGAAGAGGAAGATGACGCAGTAGATCAGAAGGACTGTCAGGATGATACTATGTCATGTAGTGTGTCCTCAG CTCGTGATTGGAACTTCTGGTCTGATAGTGTCTATGAGGGCCCTGCGATGAAACATAAGGAAAATGCTGTCCACGCCAAGTTGGTTGCCTGGAAGGATTCACAGATTGTAAAGCTCATATACAA AGCACTTATGATATTACTTCAATCAACTAGGCTGAATCAGAAAGATCGATGGCAGAAGAACAAGATTGCACGGCCAGGGATCAGGGATGAGCTTACAGAAACTGAG GAACAAGAGCAAGGGAGGTTACCAACGAGAGAGGACTTGGTCAAGTGTTTCTCTATGCCACGAAACATCCGACTACAGACTCCCAGGCACCCTTCTCTGCTGGATATGAGAG TTGACGGATCCAATAGAGGGCCTCCAAAATTCGTCCACAAGGCCACGCCAGCTAGATTGATGCGCCGAGCTCGCTCCTCACATAATTACCATGGGAAGCGCATGGAAGCaattaccgaaaaaggctttcgccccgctttatatataaagcatcAAACCACAAGCATTCAGTACAAACACACGCTATGCCACCgcaacacacgcacacacccagGACAGGATACATAG
- the LOC109768627 gene encoding uncharacterized protein isoform X3 yields MVAVSSCGCINTRRIDDLLPLLLPCVGEQTSDPRISSASSRARSDGAAADAEENEPEASAGRSTQVLLAAAASGGRGGPYGRRPSSSHGSCAPWNAGPLIAHRPATPSPVCCPVVASQQEQEQGRLPTREDLVKCFSMPRNIRLQTPRHPSLLDMRVDGSNRGPPKFVHKATPARLMRRARSSHNYHGKRMEAITEKGFRPALYIKHQTTSIQYKHTLCHRNTRTHPGQDT; encoded by the exons ATGGTCGCCGTCTCCTCCTGCGGCTGCATCAACACGCGCCGCATCGACGACCTCCTCCCGCTCCTGCTCCCCTGCGTGGGCGAGCAAACCTCCGACCCCCGAATCTCTTCGGCTTCCTCCCGCGCCCGCTCCGACGGCGCAGCCGCGGACGCGGAGGAGAACGAGCCCGAGGCGTCCGCGGGGAGGAGCACGCAGGTGCTGCTCGCCGCGGCAGCAAGTGGCGGGCGCGGCGGCCCCTACGGCCGCCGCCCGTCGTCCTCCCATGGAAGCTGCGCCCCCTGGAACGCCGGCCCCCTCATCGCGCACCGCCCGGCGACCCCGTCGCCCGTATGCTGCCCCGTCGTCGCGTCACAGCAG GAACAAGAGCAAGGGAGGTTACCAACGAGAGAGGACTTGGTCAAGTGTTTCTCTATGCCACGAAACATCCGACTACAGACTCCCAGGCACCCTTCTCTGCTGGATATGAGAG TTGACGGATCCAATAGAGGGCCTCCAAAATTCGTCCACAAGGCCACGCCAGCTAGATTGATGCGCCGAGCTCGCTCCTCACATAATTACCATGGGAAGCGCATGGAAGCaattaccgaaaaaggctttcgccccgctttatatataaagcatcAAACCACAAGCATTCAGTACAAACACACGCTATGCCACCgcaacacacgcacacacccagGACAGGATACATAG